In Dromiciops gliroides isolate mDroGli1 chromosome 5, mDroGli1.pri, whole genome shotgun sequence, the following are encoded in one genomic region:
- the LOC122729288 gene encoding LOW QUALITY PROTEIN: ATP synthase F(0) complex subunit C3, mitochondrial-like (The sequence of the model RefSeq protein was modified relative to this genomic sequence to represent the inferred CDS: inserted 1 base in 1 codon) → MFPCAKLAXLPALIRAGSGIVYRPISAAVLSRPEVRTGEGNTVSYGAQKRVSQLALREFQTSAISKDIDTAAKFIGAGAATVGVAGSGAGIGTVFGSLIIGYARNPSLKQQLFSYAILGFALSKAKGLFCLMVAFLILFAI, encoded by the exons ATGTTCCCCTGTGCCAAACTCG TGCTCCCCGCTCTGATCCGTGCTGGATCCGGAATTGTATACAGACCAATTTCTGCAGCAGTGTTGTCTCGACCAGAGGTCAGGACTGGAGAGGGCAATACAGTATCTTATGGGGCCCAGAAGAGGGTATCTCAGCTAGCACTAAGGGAGTTCCAGACCAGTGCTATCAGCAAAGACATTGATACTGCTGCCAAATTTATTGGTGCAGGTGCTGCCACAGTAGGAGTGGCTGGTTCTGGTGCTGGTATTGGAACTGTCTTTGGTAGTCTGATTATTGGTTATGCCAGAAACCCCTCACTGAAGCAGCAGCTGTTCTCATATGCTATCCTGGGATTCGCCTTGTCTAAAGCTAAGGGTCTCTTTTGTTTGATGGTTGCCTTCTTGATCTTGTTTGCCATTTAA